The proteins below come from a single Candidatus Zixiibacteriota bacterium genomic window:
- a CDS encoding dockerin type I repeat-containing protein — MKSIHFFVIVCLSGILFFGVTGVYAQATGACCFLDGSCLDNVTSAVCRSQGGTYQGDGTDCASITCTVPTGACCLPGDNCIDNVTATECQSQGGTYQGDDTECVSITCTVPTGACCLPNGNCINNVTQAECQSQGGSYMSDDTDCATVFCSVQIGACCLPDGSCLDNVTATECQSQGGTYQGNSTNCVTTACGDCDCVVGDANGDGSVNVGDAVYIIAHVFKGGPPATPYQICSGDANCDCQTNVGDAVYLISHVFKGGPPPCDCQTWLSICGSPLHK, encoded by the coding sequence ATGAAAAGCATTCATTTTTTCGTAATTGTCTGCCTTTCGGGCATATTGTTTTTTGGAGTAACCGGAGTTTATGCTCAAGCGACGGGCGCATGCTGTTTCTTAGATGGTAGTTGTCTTGATAATGTAACGTCTGCAGTTTGTCGGTCACAGGGCGGTACTTATCAAGGTGATGGCACCGATTGTGCATCGATAACCTGCACTGTACCTACTGGGGCCTGCTGTCTCCCGGGCGATAATTGCATTGATAATGTTACGGCTACGGAGTGCCAATCACAGGGCGGCACTTATCAGGGTGATGATACCGAGTGTGTGTCGATTACTTGTACTGTACCTACCGGGGCCTGCTGTTTGCCTAACGGAAATTGCATAAATAATGTTACCCAGGCTGAGTGTCAGTCACAGGGCGGTTCTTATATGAGTGATGATACTGATTGCGCCACTGTTTTCTGCAGTGTACAGATCGGGGCTTGTTGTTTACCGGATGGTAGTTGCCTTGATAATGTAACGGCTACGGAGTGCCAATCACAGGGCGGCACTTACCAGGGCAATAGTACCAATTGTGTAACAACAGCGTGCGGGGATTGTGATTGTGTGGTAGGCGATGCCAATGGTGATGGAAGCGTGAACGTCGGCGATGCGGTTTATATAATCGCGCATGTATTCAAGGGCGGTCCCCCCGCTACTCCGTATCAGATTTGCAGCGGTGATGCCAATTGCGATTGTCAGACCAATGTCGGTGATGCGGTTTATTTAATTTCGCATGTATTTAAGGGCGGCCCGCCGCC